Sequence from the Streptomyces mobaraensis NBRC 13819 = DSM 40847 genome:
AGGAAGGCCGCGAGCTCGGCGACAGTGGGCCGGGCCAGCAGGTCGGTGACGGTCACGCCGGGGCCGAACGCGTCACGGACGCCGTGCAGCAGGGACATCAGCAGCAGCGAGTGGCCGCCGAGGTCGAAGAAGCCGTCGTCGACGCCGACGTCGGGCAGTCCGAGCACCTCGGCGAAGACGTTACACAGCGTCTCCTCCACGGCGTCGCGCGGGGCCCGGCCGGTCGGGCCGACGGCCGTGTCGGCGGCCGTGGGGGCGGGGAGGGCCTTGCGGTCGAGCTTGCCGTTGACGGTCAGCGGCAGCGCGTCGAGGACGACGAACGCCGACGGGACCATGTACTCCGGCAGCGAAGCGGCGAGCGACCGGCGCAGCGCCGCCACGTCCACGGCACCGGCCGGGACCAGGTAGGCGGCCAGCCGCTTGACGCCCGGGGTGTCCTCGCGGACCACGACGGCGGCCCGCGCCACGGAGGCATCCGCGGTCAGCGCGTCCTCGATCTCCCCCGGCTCCACCCGGTAACCCCGGACCTTCACCTGATCGTCGACCCGGCCGAGGAAGTCCAGCAACCCGTCCTGCCGCCACCGCACCACATCACCCGTCCGGTACATCCGCGCACCCGGCTCACCGAACGGATCCGCCACGAAACGCCCCGCCGTCAGACCGGGACGGCCGAGGTAGCCCCGGGCGAGTCCGACGCCGGAGACGTACAACTCGCCGGGGACGCCGACGGGCACGGGCCGGAGGTGGGCGTCGAGGACGCGGGCGCGGGTGTTCCAGATCGGACGGCCGACGGTGGCCGTGTCGCTGTCCAGCGTGCCGCCGCCGAGCGTGTTGATCGTGTACTCGGTCGGCCCGTAGAGGTTGTAGCCCATCACGCCGGGGGTGTCGCGCAGCCGCGTCCAGAGCGACTCCGCGACGGCCTCACCGCCCAGCAGGACGAGCGCCGGCCGGTGCCGGTCCTCGTCCAACAAGCCGCACTCGACCAGGGCTTGGGCGTAGGACGGCGTGACATTGATGACGTCGATCGCGTGCTCGGCGCAGTAGGCGGCCAGCCCCTCCGCGTCCCGCCGCAGCGACTCGTCGAGAACGTGCACCTCGTGCCCCTCGACCAGCCACAACAACTCCTCCCACGACATGTCGAAGGAGAACGACACCGTATGCGCGATCCGCAACCGCCGACCACCCGCGGCCGCAACCACCGGCTCGAAAATCGCCTCACGGTGATTGAGCTGCATATTGGTCAAACCGCGGTACGGCGTCACCACACCCTTCGGCCGACCCGTCGAACCCGACGTGAAAATGACATACGCGGCAGCATCCAGGTCGACGACCGCGTCCACGGGACCGGCCGGGAAGTCGGCCAACTCCTTTGCGACGCGCGGGTCGTCCAGCTCGACGACCGGGACGTCGGGCACATCCGGCATCCGGTGCCGGGCGGTCGAGTCGGTCAGCAGGACGACGGGACGGGTCTCGGCGACCATGAACGCGAGTCGGTCCACCGGGTAGTCGAGCTCCAGCGGCAGGTACGCCGCCCCGGTCCGCAGCACCGCGAACAGCGCCGCGACCATCTCCAGCGAACGCGGCAGCCCCAGCGCCACCACCCGCTCGGGACCGGCACCCCGGGCCGCCAACAGCCGCGCCAGCCGGTTGACTTCGGCGTCAAGATCGGCGAAGGTCCAGACCCGCCCGCCGGCCACCAGCGCCACCGCGTCCGGGACGGTCGCCGCGCGCTCTGCCAGCAGTTCCGCCACCGACTTCTCCGGCAGTTCCCGGTCCGTCGCCGCCCACTCCCCCAGGACCAGGTCGCGCTCGCGCCCGGTCAGCACGTCCAGGGTGCCGACACGGCGGTGCGGGTCCTCGGCGATCTGGGCGAGGAGGGAGAGGAGGCGTTCGACGAGGGCCTCGGCGGTGACGCGGTCGTAGAGGTCGGCCGCGTACTCGAAGGCGATGTCGATCTCCTCGGCGGTGGGCGTCTCCTCGAAGTTGAAGTCGAGTTCGAACTTGGCGGCGCCGAGCTCGAAGGGCAGGATGCGGCTCTCCAGGCCCAGGAGCCGGCCGGCGCGGCCGTCGTTGTTCTGGTACCCGAGCATCACCTGGAACAGCGGGTGCCGGCCGGCAGCGCGCGGCGGGTTGAGCGCCTCGACGAGGCTGTCGAACGGCAGGTCCTGGTGGGCGAAGGCGGCCAGGTCGTTCTCCCGTACGCGGCCGAGGAGTTCGGCGAACGTCGGGTCGCCGGACAGGTCGTTCCGCAGCACCAGGGTGTTGACGAAGAAGCCCACGAGACCGTCGAGCGCCGCGTCCGAGCGGCCCGCGACGGGCGCGCCGAGCGGGATGTCGTCGCCGGCGCCCAGCCGGTGGAGGAGCGTGGCGACGGCGGCCTGGAGCACCATGAACGTGGTGGTGCCGGTGGCCGTCGCGGCGTCGCGGAGGCCGCGGTAGACGGCCGGCGGCACCTGGGCGCGCACGGTGTCGCCGCGGTGGCCGGTGTCCCGGCCGCGCGCCCGGTCGCGGGGCAGGGCGAGTTCCTCAGGCAGCCCGTCCAGGGCCTGCCGCCAGTAGGCGGTCTGCCGGTGGTGTGCGCTGTGCTCGTCGGCCGGGTCGCCCAGCAGCTCGCGCTGCCAGAGCGTGTAGTCGGCGTACTGCACGGGCAGCGGCTCCCAGCCGGGTGCCGTGCCCGCCGCGCGGGCGGTGTACGCGGCGGTGAGGTCGTCGATGAACGGCAGCATCGACCACTCGTCGCCGGCGATGTGGTGGAAGAGGAGGACGAGGACGTGGTCCTCGGGCGTCACCTCGAACGCCGTGACCCGCAGCGGCAGTTCGCGCGCGAGGTCGAAGGCGTGGCGGACGGCCGCCTCGACGTCCGCCGTCAGCGTCTCGTCCGTCGTCTTCGCGGTGTGCAGCGCGTCGGCGGGGTCGGGCGCGTCGAGGATCCGCTGCACGGGCCGGCCCTCGTGCTCGCCGACGACCGTGCGGAGGCTCTCGTGGCGCCGGGTGACGTCGACGACGGCGTGCCGCAGCGCGTCCTCGTCGAGCGCGCCGTTGACGCGGACGACGAGCGGGACGTTGTAGGCGGCCCCGGAGCCGTCGAGGTTCCGGAGGTACCACATGCGCCGCTGGGCGTGCGAGAGCGGCAGTTCGGCCGGGCGCTCGCGGCGGGTCAGGGCGGGGCGGCGGTCGGCGCCGGGGGTGGTGCGCTCGGCGAGGGCGGCCGGGGTCGGGGCCTCGAAGAGGTCGCGGACGGCGAGGTCGGTGCCCAGTTCGGCGCGGACGCGGCTGACGAGGCGGGTGGCGAGCAGGGAGTGCCCGCCGAGGTCGAGGAAGTGGTCGTCGGGGCCGACCGAGGGGACGCCCAGCACCTCGCCGAAGAGGGCGCAGAGGAGTTCCTCGCGCTCGGTGCGGGGGGCGCGGCCGGTGCCGCCGAGGTCGGGGGCGGGGAGGGCCTTGCGGTCGAGCTTGCCGTTGACGGTCAGCGGCAGCGCGTCGAGGACGACGAACGCCGACGGGACCATGTACTCCGGCAGCGAAGCGGCGAGCGACCGGCGCAGCGCCGCCACGTCCACGGCACCGGCCGGGACCAGGTAGGCGGCCAGCCGCTTGACGCCCGGGGTGTCCTCGCGGACCACGACGGCGGCCCGCGCCACGGAGCCATCCGCGGTCAGCGCGTCCTCGATCTCCCCCGGCTCCACCCGGTAACCCCGGACCTTCACCTGATCGTCGACCCGGCCGAGGAAGTCCAGCAGCCCGTCCCCCCGCCACCGCACCACATCACCCGTCCGGTACATCCGCGCACCCGGCTCACCGAACGGATCCGCCACGAAACGCCCCGCCGTCAGACCGGGACGGCCGAGGTAACCGCGCGCCAGGCCCACACCGGACACGTACAGTTCGCCCGGCACACCGATCGGGACCGGCCGCAGCCAGGCGTCCAGGACGCGGGCGCGGGTGTTCCAAATGGGACGGCCGACGGTGGCCGTGTCGCTGTCCAGCGTGCCGCCGCCGAGGGTGTTGATCGTGTACTCGGTCGGCCCGTAGAGGTTGTAGCCGATGAGACCGGGAGTCTCCTTGAGGCGCGTCCACAGCGACTCGGGCACGGCCTCGCCGCCGAGGAGGACGAGGACGGGCCGGTGCCGGTCGCCGTCCAACAGGCCGCATTCCACGAGCGCTTGGGCATAGGAGGGCGTCACATTGATGACGTCGACCTCGTGCTCGGCGCAGTAGGCCGCCAGCCCCTCCGCGTCCCGCCGCAGCGACTCGTCAAGGACGTGCACCTCGTGCCCCTCGACCAGCCACAACAACTCCTCCCACGACATGTCGAAGGAGAACGACACCGTATGCGCGATCCGCAACCGCCGCCCACCCGCGGCCGAGACCACCGGCTCGAAAATCGCCTCACGATGGTTCAACTGCATATTCGTCAAACCCCGATAAGGCGTCACCACACCCTTCGGCCGACCCGTCGAACCCGACGTGAAGATCACATACGCGGCGGCATCCAGGTCGACGTCCGCGTCCACGGACTCACCCGAGAGCGCGGCGAGTTCGGCGGTCACGGCCGGGTCGTCGAGCTCGACGACCGGGACGCCGCGGACGTCGGGCATCCGCCCGCGGACGGTCGAGTCGGTGACCAGGACGACGGGACGGGTCTCGGCGACCATGGAGGCGAGGCGGTCGGCCGGGTAGTCGAGCTCCAGCGGCAGGTAGGCGGCACCGGCGCGCAGGACGGCGAACAGCGCGGCGACCATGTCGAGCGATCGGGGCAGCCCGAGGGCGACCACCCGGTCGGGTCCGGCGCCCCGGGCGAGGAACAGCCGTGCGAGGCGGTTGATCCGCGCGTCGAGCTCGGCGTAGGTCCAGGCGCGGTCCCCGGCGACGAGGGCGACCGTGTCCGGGACGGCGGCGGCGCGCTCGGCGAGCAGGTCGGCCACCGACTTCTCCGGCAGTTCCCGGTCCGTCGCCGCCCACTCCCCCAGCACCAGCCCGCGCTCGCGCCCGGTCAGCACGTCCAGGGCGCGGACGGGCACGTCGGGACCGGCCGTGATCCGGTCGAGCAGGGTGACGAGCCGCCCGGCGTGCTCCTCGACCGTGGCGCGGTCGAAGGCGTCGGGACGGAACTTCCATTCCAGGGTCATCCGCTCACCGGGGTTGGCGGTGAAGATGAGCGGGAAGTGCGTGGCGTCGACGTCCGTGACGCCCTCGACGCCCAGGGCCTCGCCGACGCGGTCGCGCTCGTCCTGGTCGACGGGGGTGTTGCGGAGCACCTGGAGGGTGTCGAAGAGGCGGCCGAGGCCGGTGGTGCGCTGGATGGCGCCCAGGCTGAGCTGGTGGTGCGGCAGGAGGGCCGCCTGTTCGCGCTGGAGGCGGGTGAGGAGGCGGGCCGCCGTCTCGTCGCGGTCGAGGCGGACGCGGACGGGGACGGTGTTGAGGAACATGCCGACGGTCCGCTCGATGCCGGGCAGGTCGGCGGGGCGGCCGGAGACGGTCGTTCCGAAGACCACGTCCTGCCGGCCGGTGATTCCGGCGAGCAGCAGGCCCCAGACGCCGGAGAGCACGGTGTTGAGGGTCAGTCCGTGGGTCTGGGCCCAGCCGGTGACCCGGGCGCTCAGTTCTGCGGTGAGTTCGGTGGAGTGCTCCTCGGGGAGGAGCGAGGCGCGCTCGCGGGCGTGCGGGGCGACGAGCGTGGGCTCCTCGACGCCGGCCAGGGCCGCGCGCCACGCCTCCTCGCCGGCGGCGGTGTCCTGGGCGTGCAGCCAGGCGAGGAAGTCCTGGTACGGGAGGGGCTGTTCGCCCTCGGGGCTCGCGAGGGAGCCGGTGGTGACGAGCGCGTGGCAGTGGGCCAGCAGTTCCTGGAGGAACAGCCCGGACGACCAGCCGTCCCACAGCAGCGTGTGGTTGGTGACGAGGATGTGCTGGCGGCCGTCGGGGGTGAGGACCGAGACCAGGCGCAGCAGCGGCGGGTTCGTCAGGTCGAAGCGGGTGCGGGCCTCGGCTGCCTGGAGCCGGGCGAGTTCGGCCTCGGCCGTTTCCGGGACGAGGTCGCGCAGGTCGGCCTCGGTAAGGGGCACGTCCACGGCGTCCGGGACGTACTGGACGGGCTCGTCGAGGCCGTCGTGCAGGAACCCGGCGCGCAGGTTGGGGTGGCGGTCGAGGACGGCGGTGACGGCGGTGCGCAGCACGTCGAGCGGGACGGGCCGGCGGAGGGTGACGACGTCGCGGGAGGTGTAGACGTCGAGCGCGTCCTCGTCGTACAGGGCCTCGAACAACAGGCCGCGCTGGAGCGGGGAGAGGGGCCAGACCTCGGCCCCCGCGGGCGCGGCGGCGAGGGCCTCGTCGCTCGGCCGGGGCAGCTCGTGAACGGCGGACGGGGTGGCGGTGTCCTCCCCGCGGGCGCGCTCGGCGAGCCCCGCCGGAGTGCGGCCCTCGAAGACGTCGCGGGGGCTGAGGGCGAGGCCCTCGGCGCGGGCGGCGCCGACGAGGCGGATGGAGGTGATGCTGTCGCCGCCGAGGCGGAAGAAGTCGTCGTGGACGCCGGCCCGGGGCAGGTCGAGGACCTCGGCGAAGATCCGGCAGAGCAGGGCCTCGGTGGCGTCGGCGGGTTCGCGGTCGTCGGTGTGCCCGGCGTAGTCGAGGGCGTCGTCGGACGGGAGCGCGGCCCGGTCGATCTTGCCGTTGACGTTGAGCGGGAGCGCGTCGAGCACGGCGAAGGCGGACGGCACCATGTACTCGGGCAGCCGGGCCGCGCAGACGGCCCGCAGTTCCCCGGTGTCGGGGGTGGCGCCGGGGGCGGGGACGACGTAGGCGACGACGCGCTTGACGCCCGACGCCGTCGTACGAACCAGGACGGCCGCGTGGCCGACGGCCGGCTGCTCCGCCAGGACGGCCTCGATCTCGCCGAGTTCGATGCGGTAGCCGCGGATCTTGACCTGGTCGTCGGTGCGGCCGAGGAAGTCCAGGCCGCCGTCCGGGCGGCGGCGGACGAGGTCGCCGGTGCGGTACATGCGGCTGCCGGCCGGGCCGTAGGGGTCGGCGACGAAGCGGGACGCGGTGGCGGCCGGGCGGTTCAGGTAGCCGCGGGCGAGCTGGGCGCCGGCGAGGTAGAGCTCGCCGGGGACGCCGACGGGCACGGGCCGCAGCCAGGCGTCGAGGACGTGGGCGCGGGTGTTGCGCAGCGGCCGGCCGACGGTCGGGGTGGGGCTGTCGGCGAGGTCGGCGGCGAGGGCGTCGACGGTGAACTCGGTGGGCCCGTAGTAGTTGACGCAGGTCAGGCCGGGTGCGGGGTGCAGCCGTGCCCACAGCGCCTCGGGCACGGCCTCGCCGCCGAGCAGCAGGACGGCCGGGCGGTGCGGGGCGTCGGCGTCGAGGAGGCCGCTGTCGAGGAGCTGCTGGGCGTAGGTGGGGGTGACGTCGAGGGTGTCGACGCTGTGCTCCCGGGCGTACGCGACGACGGCCTCGGCGTCGCGGCGCGCGTGCTCGCCGAGGACGTGCAGCTCGTGGCCACCGATCAGCCAGATGAGCTGTTCCCAGGAGGAGTCGAAGGAGAACGAGGCGGTGTGCAGGGCGAGCAGCCGGTCGCGGCCGGTGGCGCGGACGGCGGCGGCGAAGACGGTGTCGAGGTGGTCGTGGGCGAGCGCGGTGAGGCCGCGGTGCTCGATGACGACGCCCTTGGGGCGGCCGGTGGAACCGGAGGTGTGGATCACGTACGCGGGGTGGCCGGGGGCGATCGGTCCGCCGCGCTCGGCGTCCGTGAGCGGTCCGCCGGGCAGCGCGTCGAGGGCCGCGTGGACGTCCGGGTCGTCGAGGAGGACGACGGCGGTGCCGGGGAGTTCGGGGAGCCGGGCGGCGACCTCGCGGGTGGCGACGAGGAGGGCGGGCCGGGTGTCGTCCAGGAGCAGGGCGAGGCGCTCGTCGGGATGGTCGAGGTCCAGCGGCAGGTAGGCGCCGCCGGCCTTGAGGACGGCGAGGATCGCGGTGACGGACGCGGTGGTGCGGGGCAGGGCGAGGGCGGCGACCCGTTCGGCGCCGAGGCCCCGGTCGCGGAGCAGCCGGGCGAGCCGGTCGGAGCGCTCGTCGAGTTCGGCGAAGGTGATCCGCTCGGTGCCGCCGTCGAGGGCCGGTCCGGCGAGGGCGGTGGCGTCGGGGGTGCGGGCGGCCTGCGCGGTGAACAGGTCGGTGACGGTGCCCGCCGGGACGGGGTGCTCGCCGCCGTCGGCGGCGGCGGTCAGCTCCGCGCCTTCGCCGGGCAGCAGGGTGTCGAGCCGGGCGAGCGGGGTGTCGGGCTGCTCGGCGAAGAGGGTGAGCAGGCGCAGGAAGCGGTCGGTGACGCGGCGGGCCGTCGTCTCGTCGAACAGGTCGGGACGGTAGCCGAGTTCGAGGCGCAGGGTGGCGCCGGGCAGGACGGACATCGTCAGCGGGTAGTGGGTGGCGTCGCGGGCGCCGAGGCCGGTGACGCGCAGGCCGCTGCCCGCGGCGGCCGTGCCGAGGGTGTCGGAGACGTCGTCGCTGCCGCTGTAGTTCTCGACGACCAGCAGCGTGTCGAACAGCGGCCCGTCGACGGCGGTGAGCCGCTGGATGCCGCCGAGGCCGAGGTGCTGGTGGTCCATGAGGGCGGCCTGTTCGGCCTGGACGGCGGCGGCGGTGCTCGCGAGGGTGGCGTCGGGGGCGAGCCGGACGCGCACGGGCAGGGTGTTGATGAACAGGCCGACCATGGTGTCGGCGCCGGGCAGGTCGTCCGGGCGGCCGGAGACCGTGGTGCCGCTGACGACGTCGGCGGCGCCGGTGAGGGAGCCGACGAGGACGCCCCAGAGGGTGTGGGCGACGTTGCCGAGGGTCAGGCCGCGGGCGCGGGCCACGGCGGTGACGGCGGCGGTGAGTTCGGGCCCGGCCTCGGTCTCGACGGCGCCGGGTTCGACGGCCGCGCCGAGGGCGGCGCCGGGGGCCACCGGATGGGGTTCGGTGAACCCGTCGAGGGCGGCGGCCCAGGCCCGGCGGGCGGCCTCGGTGTCGCGGGTGGCGAGCAGTTCGAGGTGGTCGCGGTAGGGGCGGACGGGCGGGAGGGCGGCGAGGTCGCCGCGCGAGCCGACGAGGGTGAGCAGCTCCCGGACCAGGATCGGCATGGACCAGCCGTCGAGGAGGAGGTGGTGGCAGGTGATGACCAGGCGGGCGCGCTCGTCGGCCAGGCGCAGCAGGGTGAGCCGCAGGAGGGGCGGTTCGGCGAGGTCGAAGCGGTGGTTCCAGTCCTCGGCCATGGCGGCGCGGACGGCGTCCTCCTGTGCCGCCGGGTCGGCGGCGAGGGCGGTGAGGTCGCGTTCGCGCACGGGGGTGTCGGCGTGGCGCGGGACGAACTGGACGGGCTCCTCGCCGTCGTCGTACCAGAAGCCGGCGCGCAGGTTGGCGTGGCGGCGCAGCAGGGCGTCGGCGGCTGCCGTCAAGTCGGCCGTTTTCAGTGGGCCTTCGAGGTCGAGGTGGGACTGGACGACGTAGACGTCGCGGGCGTCCTCGTCGTAGACGGCGTGGAAGAGGAGGCCCTCCTGGAGGGAGGACAGGGGGTAGACGTCCTCCAACGCGGAGCCCGCTGCGGAGTCGGCCTGGATCGGTGCGGTGGCGTCATTCATGGTGGGGTTCTCGGTCCAGGAGGGAGAGGGGGCGGTGGGCTGCGGGTCGGGGTTCATCGGCGCCTGCGCAGGCGGGCTTCGAGGCGGTCGATGCGCTTCTGGTCGAGGCTGACCAGGCGGACGTCGGACGGGGTGATGCCGCCGGCGTGCGGGTCGGCGGTGTGCCGGGCGAGGGCGTCGAGCGCCGCGAACAGGCGGTCGGCGAGGTCGGCCACCTGGTCGTCGGTGAACAGCGCCCGCGGCCAGCTCCATTCGACGGCCAGTTCCGGCCGGCCGTCGGCGCCGGTGGTGACGACGGCGTCGAGCTCCAGCGGGTACGGCACCGGCATGGCCGGGTCGGGTGCGGCGCCCTCGGCGACGGCGGCCCGCTCCGCGTCGGGGGCGAACGGCCAGCGACCGTCGCGCGGCCCGCCCTGGTGGTCGGTGCGCCCCCGGTAGTTGAAGAGGAGCTGGGAGGCGGGGAGCGCGGCGAGCAGCGGCGCGGTCTGGGCGTTGAGGTGGCGCAGCAGGCCGTGGCCGAGTCCGCGGTCGGGGGCCGCCCGCAGCTGCTCCTTGACCCGCTTGAGGGCGTCGCCGGCCGCCGGGCCGCCGGCCAGGGCGGCGGCCACGTCGAGGCCGGAGACGTCCAGGCGGACGGGGTGGACGGTGGTGAACCAGCCGACCGTGCGCGACAGGTCGGGGGTGAGCCCGGCGGTGTCGCTGCCCCCGCGCCCGTGGCCTTCCAGGTCGATCTGGAGGGCGCCGGTGTACGCGGCGGGCAGGGCCGGGTTCGCGGCCCGGCGCCAGCCGGCGGCGGCGAGCGCGAGACCGGCCAGCAGGACGTCGTCCACGCCGGCGGAGAACGCCTGCGGCACGGCGGTGAGCAGCGGTTCGGTGCGGTCGGCGGGCAGGGTGCGGCGCAGGGTCCGCAGGGTGGCGGTGGTGTCGCGGCGCGGGTCGACGGGCGTACGGGACAGGGGTGCCTGCGGCCCGGCGAGCGCGGTGCGCCAGTGGGCGGCCTCGGAGGCGCGGGCCCGGGTGTGGGCGTGCTCCAGCAGTCGAGCCGTCCAGGTGCGCAGCCCGGTCGCCTCGGGTTCGAGGGCGGGGGTGCGGCCTTCGGCCCGGGCCGCGTACGCCTCGGCGAGTTCGGGGAGCAGGACGCGCCAGGAGACGCCGTCCACGGCCAGGTGGTGGACGGTCAGCAGGAGCCGGCCGTCGGCGTCCGGCCCGGCGTCGCCGTGCACGGCGCGCAGGACGGTGCCGGTGGCGGGGTCGAGCGCGGCGGCGGAGGCGTCGGCCTCCTTGACGAGCAGGTCCCGCAGGGCGGCGGCGTCCAGGCCGGTGAGGTCGGCCTGCCGCAGGGTGGCCGGGTCCGTCACGGCGGGGGCCGTGTCGGCGGGCAGGATCTCCTGCGTCCACAGCCCGTCGGTCCGGTCCAGGCGCAGGCGCAGGGCCGGGTGGTTGCGGGCGAGGTCGGCGAGGGCCGCGCGCAGGGGCTCGGCGCGCAGTCCGGCCGGGACGGTGAGCAGCACCGACTGGTTGAACCGGTCGATGGGACCGCCGCGTTCGCGCAGCCAGTGCACGACGGGCAGCAGGGGCAGCTCGCCGTCCTCGGCCACGGGCGCGGCGACGGGTTCCTCGCTGGGGGCCGTGCCGCCCGCCGCCGCGAGGGCGGCCGGGGTCGGGTGCTGGAAGACGTCCTTGGCGGCGACGGCGAAGCCGGCCTTGCGGGCGGCGCCGACGAGCTGGATGGAGACGATGCTGTCCCCGCCGAGGGCGAAGAAGTTCTCGTCCTCGCCGACCTCGGGCAGGCCCAGGACCTGCGCGAAGACGGCTGCCATGGCGGCGGCCGGGGTGCGCTCGGCACGGGCGGGGGTCGCCGGGCGGGCGGCCCGGCCCGGCTCCGGCAGGGCCTTGCGGTCGAGCTTGCCGTTGACGCTCAGCGGCAGCGCGTCCAGCAGGGCGACGACGGCGGGGACCATG
This genomic interval carries:
- a CDS encoding non-ribosomal peptide synthetase; the protein is MNDATAPIQADSAAGSALEDVYPLSSLQEGLLFHAVYDEDARDVYVVQSHLDLEGPLKTADLTAAADALLRRHANLRAGFWYDDGEEPVQFVPRHADTPVRERDLTALAADPAAQEDAVRAAMAEDWNHRFDLAEPPLLRLTLLRLADERARLVITCHHLLLDGWSMPILVRELLTLVGSRGDLAALPPVRPYRDHLELLATRDTEAARRAWAAALDGFTEPHPVAPGAALGAAVEPGAVETEAGPELTAAVTAVARARGLTLGNVAHTLWGVLVGSLTGAADVVSGTTVSGRPDDLPGADTMVGLFINTLPVRVRLAPDATLASTAAAVQAEQAALMDHQHLGLGGIQRLTAVDGPLFDTLLVVENYSGSDDVSDTLGTAAAGSGLRVTGLGARDATHYPLTMSVLPGATLRLELGYRPDLFDETTARRVTDRFLRLLTLFAEQPDTPLARLDTLLPGEGAELTAAADGGEHPVPAGTVTDLFTAQAARTPDATALAGPALDGGTERITFAELDERSDRLARLLRDRGLGAERVAALALPRTTASVTAILAVLKAGGAYLPLDLDHPDERLALLLDDTRPALLVATREVAARLPELPGTAVVLLDDPDVHAALDALPGGPLTDAERGGPIAPGHPAYVIHTSGSTGRPKGVVIEHRGLTALAHDHLDTVFAAAVRATGRDRLLALHTASFSFDSSWEQLIWLIGGHELHVLGEHARRDAEAVVAYAREHSVDTLDVTPTYAQQLLDSGLLDADAPHRPAVLLLGGEAVPEALWARLHPAPGLTCVNYYGPTEFTVDALAADLADSPTPTVGRPLRNTRAHVLDAWLRPVPVGVPGELYLAGAQLARGYLNRPAATASRFVADPYGPAGSRMYRTGDLVRRRPDGGLDFLGRTDDQVKIRGYRIELGEIEAVLAEQPAVGHAAVLVRTTASGVKRVVAYVVPAPGATPDTGELRAVCAARLPEYMVPSAFAVLDALPLNVNGKIDRAALPSDDALDYAGHTDDREPADATEALLCRIFAEVLDLPRAGVHDDFFRLGGDSITSIRLVGAARAEGLALSPRDVFEGRTPAGLAERARGEDTATPSAVHELPRPSDEALAAAPAGAEVWPLSPLQRGLLFEALYDEDALDVYTSRDVVTLRRPVPLDVLRTAVTAVLDRHPNLRAGFLHDGLDEPVQYVPDAVDVPLTEADLRDLVPETAEAELARLQAAEARTRFDLTNPPLLRLVSVLTPDGRQHILVTNHTLLWDGWSSGLFLQELLAHCHALVTTGSLASPEGEQPLPYQDFLAWLHAQDTAAGEEAWRAALAGVEEPTLVAPHARERASLLPEEHSTELTAELSARVTGWAQTHGLTLNTVLSGVWGLLLAGITGRQDVVFGTTVSGRPADLPGIERTVGMFLNTVPVRVRLDRDETAARLLTRLQREQAALLPHHQLSLGAIQRTTGLGRLFDTLQVLRNTPVDQDERDRVGEALGVEGVTDVDATHFPLIFTANPGERMTLEWKFRPDAFDRATVEEHAGRLVTLLDRITAGPDVPVRALDVLTGRERGLVLGEWAATDRELPEKSVADLLAERAAAVPDTVALVAGDRAWTYAELDARINRLARLFLARGAGPDRVVALGLPRSLDMVAALFAVLRAGAAYLPLELDYPADRLASMVAETRPVVLVTDSTVRGRMPDVRGVPVVELDDPAVTAELAALSGESVDADVDLDAAAYVIFTSGSTGRPKGVVTPYRGLTNMQLNHREAIFEPVVSAAGGRRLRIAHTVSFSFDMSWEELLWLVEGHEVHVLDESLRRDAEGLAAYCAEHEVDVINVTPSYAQALVECGLLDGDRHRPVLVLLGGEAVPESLWTRLKETPGLIGYNLYGPTEYTINTLGGGTLDSDTATVGRPIWNTRARVLDAWLRPVPIGVPGELYVSGVGLARGYLGRPGLTAGRFVADPFGEPGARMYRTGDVVRWRGDGLLDFLGRVDDQVKVRGYRVEPGEIEDALTADGSVARAAVVVREDTPGVKRLAAYLVPAGAVDVAALRRSLAASLPEYMVPSAFVVLDALPLTVNGKLDRKALPAPDLGGTGRAPRTEREELLCALFGEVLGVPSVGPDDHFLDLGGHSLLATRLVSRVRAELGTDLAVRDLFEAPTPAALAERTTPGADRRPALTRRERPAELPLSHAQRRMWYLRNLDGSGAAYNVPLVVRVNGALDEDALRHAVVDVTRRHESLRTVVGEHEGRPVQRILDAPDPADALHTAKTTDETLTADVEAAVRHAFDLARELPLRVTAFEVTPEDHVLVLLFHHIAGDEWSMLPFIDDLTAAYTARAAGTAPGWEPLPVQYADYTLWQRELLGDPADEHSAHHRQTAYWRQALDGLPEELALPRDRARGRDTGHRGDTVRAQVPPAVYRGLRDAATATGTTTFMVLQAAVATLLHRLGAGDDIPLGAPVAGRSDAALDGLVGFFVNTLVLRNDLSGDPTFAELLGRVRENDLAAFAHQDLPFDSLVEALNPPRAAGRHPLFQVMLGYQNNDGRAGRLLGLESRILPFELGAAKFELDFNFEETPTAEEIDIAFEYAADLYDRVTAEALVERLLSLLAQIAEDPHRRVGTLDVLTGRERDLVLGEWAATDRELPEKSVAELLAERAATVPDAVALVAGGRVWTFADLDAEVNRLARLLAARGAGPERVVALGLPRSLEMVAALFAVLRTGAAYLPLELDYPVDRLAFMVAETRPVVLLTDSTARHRMPDVPDVPVVELDDPRVAKELADFPAGPVDAVVDLDAAAYVIFTSGSTGRPKGVVTPYRGLTNMQLNHREAIFEPVVAAAGGRRLRIAHTVSFSFDMSWEELLWLVEGHEVHVLDESLRRDAEGLAAYCAEHAIDVINVTPSYAQALVECGLLDEDRHRPALVLLGGEAVAESLWTRLRDTPGVMGYNLYGPTEYTINTLGGGTLDSDTATVGRPIWNTRARVLDAHLRPVPVGVPGELYVSGVGLARGYLGRPGLTAGRFVADPFGEPGARMYRTGDVVRWRQDGLLDFLGRVDDQVKVRGYRVEPGEIEDALTADASVARAAVVVREDTPGVKRLAAYLVPAGAVDVAALRRSLAASLPEYMVPSAFVVLDALPLTVNGKLDRKALPAPTAADTAVGPTGRAPRDAVEETLCNVFAEVLGLPDVGVDDGFFDLGGHSLLLMSLLHGVRDAFGPGVTVTDLLARPTVAELAAFLTARSGEEAPETITAPS